Proteins co-encoded in one Neodiprion lecontei isolate iyNeoLeco1 chromosome 3, iyNeoLeco1.1, whole genome shotgun sequence genomic window:
- the LOC107224231 gene encoding NADH dehydrogenase [ubiquinone] 1 alpha subcomplex subunit 7, giving the protein MPGTVEHRSVTGMVNLIRKLLRGKDHVNALRFADCLAARTQPPPEIPGGPYHKTSKIYYFTRDARREVQPPTVIATSHQIASSGQVSTEVKPVTPGKVFECD; this is encoded by the exons ATGCCTGGCACCGTTGAACATCGTTCGGTCACCGGAATGGTGAATTTAATCCGTAAACTGTTACGTGGG AAAGATCACGTAAATGCTCTACGCTTTGCTGATTGTCTTGCTGCCCGCACACAACCTCCACCTGAAATACCTGGTGGTCCATATCATAAGACCTCAAAAATCTACTACTTTACCAGGGATGCCAGACGAGAGGTGCAACCCCCAACAGTTATTGCTACCAGTCACCAAATCGCTTCATC TGGCCAAGTATCAACTGAAGTTAAACCGGTCACACCTGGAAAAGTGTTCGAATGTGATTAA